Within Wyeomyia smithii strain HCP4-BCI-WySm-NY-G18 chromosome 2, ASM2978416v1, whole genome shotgun sequence, the genomic segment ACTGTCGGATATCGATAAATTCTCCTATCTCGTGGCGTCATTGTCCAAGGATGCGAAACGTGTGGTTGAAGCTATAGAAATTACAGCAGCTAATTATTCTGTAGCCTGGGAATTATTGAACAAACGTTTTGACAATAAGAAGATGGTGGTGAAAACTTATCTAGATTCGCTGTTCGCTGTGGAACCCATGAAGCGAGAATGCTATGAGTCGTTAGCCCGGTTGATAGACGACTTTGAACGTAACCTTCGAATGGTCGAAAAAATGGAGATCGATACCAAGGGTTGGAGTGTTTTATTGGCTCACATGGTTATTGCGCGGCTCGATTCATCGACACTAAAGCAGTGGGAAAATTACAACTTATCGACAAACGCTCCTGAATATGATAATTTAATTGCATTTTTACGCCGTCATACCACTGTTCTACAGTCTATCGCACCTGGCAAGGCGCGAGCTAACGATCTCCCACGGTCAGAACCAAATCGGTCGCAAAAACCCCGATACGGTAACGTGCATACCGTTATGAATTCCTCCACAAAATCTTGTCCATTTTGCAAACAACCTATACATTCGCCTTTCAAATGTGAAGCTTTTAGGAACCTGCCGGTTCCTCAACGATTCGAATTGGTGAAACAAAAATCGTTATGCATAAACTGTCTTTCGCCAGACCACCAAATCAAAAAATGTTCCTCTAGCGCGTGTCGCGTTTGTAGCCAGAAACATCACACAATTCTACATCAACAAACTAGCAATCGTAACTCAAATAATGTCCAAATTCCAAAACCAcataccaattcgctcaattccGGTAGTTCTCAAACGCAATTACAAATCGCCAAATATACTCCAAGcaatccggctcgaaggaccattTTATGTTGGATTTCGTACTATTAATTTGTCAGTCAAAGTATTAG encodes:
- the LOC129720510 gene encoding uncharacterized protein LOC129720510, translated to MQNVLAFVRNYNEQRDKDHLPVWRDRLEETFEKFQSNRLQMDLLEEDAQYHDATSVQGADETDGDGDILLIAEASRKARDEFELNYVMAKSFLVAAERKVNPTPPTQQLVNPSTSTIVRNAEPAISKIKLPEVKLPTFDGSLTGWLTFRDTFKSLIDSNPQLSDIDKFSYLVASLSKDAKRVVEAIEITAANYSVAWELLNKRFDNKKMVVKTYLDSLFAVEPMKRECYESLARLIDDFERNLRMVEKMEIDTKGWSVLLAHMVIARLDSSTLKQWENYNLSTNAPEYDNLIAFLRRHTTVLQSIAPGKARANDLPRSEPNRSQKPRYGC